The Candidatus Glassbacteria bacterium sequence TTGCAGGGGTTGTTCCTTTCAATTTCGGCAATCGGACAACTCTTGGCCGCGGTTTGACAGATCGCCGGAAACTCTATGCCGGCTCTTTAATCTCCTGATGCTGGATACTGAACGTATGACGCATTACAGGCACAGTCTGACTATCGATGCGCCCGCCGGCAGAGTTTACGATGCTCTGACCACGCCCGGAGGTCTGGCCGGCTGGTGGACTGAGGACTGCGATATTGCCCTGGCCGAGGGCGGAAAGTCGATTTTCAGGTTCGCTAAAACCTACAATGTCATGCTGATTGAAAAGCTGGTGCCGGTGAGCGTTGTAGTCTGGAAATGTATCGAGCAATACCACGATGCGTCCGGCCAGCTTTCCCGGCCGGACGAGTGGGTGGGCACGACTGTCCGCTTCGAGCTCAGCCCGGTCTCCGAGCGGCGGACAAAGCTCGATTTCGAGCACGTGGGCCTGGTAGCGCAACTGGACTGCTGGGAAATCTGCGAACGCGACTGGAACTTTTTCCTCGATGAAAGCCTCAAGCCGATGTGCGAAACCGGCACGGGCAAGCCCTTCATTCCTTCCTGAATCAATTCACCACAGGGTTGTCGTGCACGTTTCGGCCCCGGCAGTGCCAGATCCGCCGGCTTCGGTTCTGCGGGTGGTCCATATTCAGTTTCTGGTGCTGGGAGAAATAGCGCATTGTGTAGCCGGTGCGGCGGATATCCTAGGCTAGCGGTTGGCACCGATCTCGATCCGCTCCTGTTCGCTGGGGCAGGGTCTCCACCGGGGCGCGAGTTCCCGGCACAGCCGCCACATGGTAAGGATCAACTGTATCAAAGTAATTCGATTTTGATGCTCGCCTCAAATTGACAAGTGTGCAAGAAAAATAACTTGCGGCACCGAAAAAGTTCGATTACGCTTTAAACCGGCTGGATTTCTAGTTGCCTCTTATCCAGACATTAATCTCCTGCCCAATACCTTGCCCTCGACGGAGGTTGCCGCCGTGACCAGACAGATCATCCTGAGTTTCTCAGCCGCGCTGATTGCTCTGGCGCTAGCGCTCTCAGCCGTCTGCTCCCAGCAGAGCCAGGCCGGTAAAACCACGACTCCAAAAACAGTCACTGTCGCCCAGCAGGGCAAAGCCGACGTTACCGGCCGTGACAACTACGCCCTGCAGCGCGCCGCCGACATGCTCTCCCCGGGTGATACGCTCGAAATCGGTCCGGGTGAATACCTGATGGACAACGCGCTGGTCATCCCCGTCTCCGGCGTAACCGTCCGCGGCGTGCCGGGTCAGACCGTACTGAAGAAAAAGCGCGCGGTGATGAGCCTGATTATCGAGGGCGGCGACTGGGGCGAGGATGTGTTCATTGTCGGGGAGCCGGAAAAATTCTCTGTCGGGGTTGGCGTGGCGATCCTGGACGACCGCAACCGGCAGGGCTACAGCGTGGTGACGGCCACGATCGAGGATATCCGCGGGGATACGGTGTTCACCAGCGAGCGCTCGGTCAACGACCTGAACTACGTGGACGGAAACGCCCGGCTGGAAAGTACGTTCCCGCTGCTGGCCGGTTACGAGCTGAGCGATGTCCTGATCGAGGGTATCACCGCCGACGGGAACAAGGACCAGAACCCGTTCCGTCTCGACGGCTGTCGTGGCGGAGCGATCTACCTGTTCGACTGCAAGAACGTGACTATCCGCAACTGCGTCGCCCGCAACTACAACGGCGACGGAATCTCGTGGCAGATCACCGACCGGATCACGGTGGAATCCTGCGAATCCTTCGGGCACACCGGCCTGGGACTGCATCCCGGCACCGGCAGCACCAACTCGGTGATCACCGATTCCCACTCCCACCACAACGGGATTGTGGGCCTGTTTCTGTGCTATCGGGTCCGCCTGGGCGAGTTCAGGAACAACCTGTTCGAGCACAACGGCCGCTACGGCGTCTCGATCGGCCACAAGGACTCGGACAACTTTTTTGAGAACAACGTGATCCGCAACAACGGTTTCAGCGGGGTCTATTTCCGCAAGAACCCCGAGAGAGTGGGCGGGCATCGCAACGTGTTCAAAAACAACAAGATCCTGGACAACGGCAACGCGGAACGAGGCTATGGGGTCTATGTGGAGGCCGAGAACCAGGGCGAGGTGTTCGAGAATAACGTGATCGCCGAAACACGCACCGGCGGCGAGGCCACCCAGCGCTACGGGGTCTATATCGTAAGGGGCACCAGCTCGGTCACTGTCGGGGACAACGAGATGAAGGGCCACTCCGAGGCGGACTGCCACGACGAGAACTCGATGGCGCTGAACTAGCCGTAATCGAATACCGGCAAGTAAACAGGCCCGCCGGTTTCAGCGGGCCTGTTTAGTTTAACGATTTGAAAAGTTCTACTGCATCTCCCGGATCCGCAGTTCGATTCCCTCGGCTCCCTCCAGCAGTGACTGCAGCTTGCCGACCTCCGAGCTGCCATAGTGGTATGGATAGAAAACCTTCGGGCTGACAGCCCTGGCCGCCTCGGCCGCCATCTCGACCGTCATCGTGTATGGCAGGTTCAGCGGCAGGAAAGCGATATCGATATCACCCAGCTCGTTCATTTCAGGTACGTATTCCGTATCACCGGCGATATATACCCTGGTATCGCCGAACGTGACGACATAGCCGTTACCGTTGCCCTTGGGGTGGTATGGCTGGCCGTTGTCGCGCTTACTGATGATATTGTATGCCGGTACCGCCTCGATCTTCAGTCCCATCACCGTTGCGGACTCACCGTTTTTCATCACCACCGCGCCCTCCAGTCTGCCCGCCGAGCTGCCGTTGGCAACTATCTCCGTTTCCGGTTTTCGCAGTTTCGCCACCGCCTCCGGGTCCAGGTGGTCGCCGTGCTCGTGGGTGATCAGGATCAGGTCCGCTTTGGGCAGGTCCGCATAGTCGGACTCGCGCAGAGTTGGGTCGGCGTGCACCACCAGCCCGCCGTACTCGAACATCAGCGTGCCGTGTCCGATAAACGTAATCAGCAGTTTTTCCGCACCTGTGCCGATAGTGTCCTTGTCGAATCCGGCGGCCTCCAGCCTGGCAACGCCGCACAGTACAAGCACAGTGAACAACGAGAAAATTATCCGGTTCAGCATCGTACCCTCCCCTGCCGGGTGAAAAATAGCGGAACAGCCCCCTACCCTATTGCCCCGGGGCTTTCTTTTCAAAGATGGAATAGACCACCGGTACCAGCACCAGGGTGATCAGCGTGGAGCTGATCAGCCCGCCGATCACCGCCCTGGCCAGCGGCACCTGCGTCTCCGCGCCCTCGCCGATCCCGAACGCCAGCGGGGTCAGGCCCAGGATCGTTGTCGCCGCGGTCATCAGGATCGGGCGCAGGCGGCGGCGGCCGGCCTCCTCGATCGCCTCGACCAGTCCCAGCCCGTCGCGGCGGCGCAGCAGGTTGGTGTGGTCCACCAGCAGGATCGCGTTGTTGACCACGATTCCGCCGAGCATGATACAGCCGATAAACGACTGCACGTTGAACGTGGTGCCGGTCAGGAACAGCATCAGGATCACACCCACCGCGGCCATCGGCACGGAGAACATCACCACGAACGGGTCGCGCAGGGACTCGTACTGGCAGGCCATCACCATGTAGACCAGGATCAGCGCCAGGATAAAACTCAGCATCAGCTCTTTGAACGCCTTCTGCTGCTCCTCGTAGTCGCCGGCGAACACGATACTGAAATCTCGCGGGACCGGCACGGACTCCAGCCGCTCGCGGATATCATCGATTATCGAGCCCATGTCCCGTCCGCTGATATTGGCGCTGATCAGGGCGATCCGCTCCTGGTCCTTGCGCTCGATCAGCACCGGGCCGGTCCGCGGCCGGACAGAGACCACGTTGCGCAGCACCACCTGGCGGCCGTCGCTGTTGGTCAGAGTCAGGTCCAGCACCTCGCCCAGTTCCATCGACTCGGCGTTCTGCATCCGGACCAGGATCCGGAACTCATCGCCGCCCTCGTGGAAATAACCGGCCGAGGAGCCGGAGAGCACAGTCTGCAGCGTATTGGCGATCTGCGAGACCGACAGTTTCATGTCCGCGGCCTTCTGCCGGTCGACAATGACAAGTTCTTCGGGCACGCCCAGTTCGCGGCTGATCTGCGCGTCGGTAACTCCCCGCACGCCCTCGATAATCTTCTTGACCCTCAGGGTCAGCTCGTTGGAAATCTCCAGATCGTGGCCGCGAATCTCCACCTGGACCCGTTCGGTGCCGCCGCTGATAATTCTGAACAGGAACAGGCCCTGGCCCTCGCGGGTACGGATCGTGACCCCCGGGATATTCGCCAGTTTCTCCCTGAGCACGGCGGCGATCTCCTCGCTGGAGCGGCTCCGCTCGAACTGGGACACCAGCGCAACCCGCATGCGGCCCGTGTGCGAACCCTCCACCCGGTAGCCGCTGCCGCCGATACTGGTGACCACGTTCTTTAGTTCAGGTACGTTCTCCCGCACTATCCGTTCGACTTCCTCGAACTTCTCATCCATCACTTCGACCCTGATGCCCACGTCCATCTCGGCGTCCACCCGCACCTCGCCCTCATCGGCCTTGGGCATGAACTCCACGCCGATCAGCGGCACCAGGGCGAAACTGACCGCCAGGGCGCCGGCCGTAACCAGGATCACCATCAGGCGATGGTTCAGGGCGTAGTGCAGCAGGGTTTTGTATTTACTTTCCAGCTCTGCCAGCACGCCGGAACTGAAAGATGCAAACCTGTCGAACCAGCCGGTGGATTTTTGCTCATCCCGGCTGTACATGCCCAGGATTTTCGCCGACAACATCGGCACAATGGTCACCGCCACGGCCAACGAACAGAGCAGCGAAAAGCTGACCACCAGCGACAACTGCTTGAACATCACCCCGCTCATCCCGCGTACGAACACCAGCGGCAGGAACACGGCCAGCGTGGTCAGCGTACTGGCGATAATCGCTGCGGTCACCTCGGCGCTGCCCTCGACAGCCGCCTCCACCCGGCTCATTCCCGACTCCCGCAGACGGTAAATATTCTCCAGCACCACAATCGAGTTGTCGACCAGCAGCCCGATTCCCAGCGCCAGCCCGCCGATAGTCATGATATTCAGGGTGAAACCGCCGAAATAAATCAGCGCGAACGTGGCGATAATCGAGACCGGGATCGCGGTGGCGATCACGATGGTGCTGCGGAAGCTGCGCAGGAAGAACAGCAGGACAATGATGGCCAGGATGCCGCCGTACATCGCCATCGAACCGACATTTGAGATCGACTTGGTGATATATTCGCTGGTGTCGATAATGGGCGTGATCTTGATCTGCGGGATTTCCTCGTTCAGCCGCTCGATTTCCTCCAGCACGCCGCGCGCTACCTCGACTGTGTTTGTGCCGGACTGCTTGCGCACCCCCAGACGGACGCCGTTCTTGCCGTTTACCCTCACGATCCGGGTGACGCGTTCCCAGGAATCTTCCACGCTGGCGATTTCGGCCAGCCGCACCGAAGCGCCATCGCGGAGGACGATTATCGTGTTACGGATCTGGTCGATATCGGTGAAATGTCCCGGAGTGCGGATTGTGACCTCGTACTGGCCGCGGTCGATTGTGCCGGAGGGCATATTGATATTCTCCGCCCGCAGCCTCCTCAATATCAGGCTCACGGGGATACCCAGCGCCTTGACCTTGTCGGCGTAGAGGTTGACATGGATTTCCCGTTTCAGGCCGCCCCAGATATCCAGTGCGGCCACGCCCGGCATGCGCTCGATCCGGTACTTGATCCGGTCCTCGATAATCTGGCGCATCTGCACGGGATCGAGATTACTCGACGCTCCCAGGATCAGGACCGGGAAACTGGCCAGGTCGAATTTGCGCAGGGTGGGACGGTCGGCGTCCTCGGGGAGCTGATCGACAATCCGGTCCAGGCGGTCGCGGATGTCGTTGGCCCCGGCGTCGATATCAACGCCCCAGGTGAAAGTCACCCGCACGCGGGTGCGCCCCTCGGATGAAATAGATGTCACCTCTTCCACGCCCGGCACCGAGCCCACGGCTTCCTCGATCGGGCGGGTGATCAGCTCCTCCATCTCCTCGGCGCTGGCGTTTTTGTACTCGGAAAAAACTGTCAGGGTGGGGTAGGTGATTTCGGGCATCAGGTCGATAGGCAGGCGGAAAAAAGCCACTCCGCCGATCAGGATAACGATCAGCGTTACCATCGTGGTGAAAATCGGCCGGCGGACCGCATGACCGGACAGTTTCACTCTCCATCCTCCCCCAGCTTGATCGGCGCGCCGTCTTCGAGCAGATGGTGGCCCAGTTGAACCACCTGGCCCGAAATAGAGGGTTCGATTATTTCCGTCATGGCGCCGGTGGTAATCCCGACTTTGACCGGAACGAACTCGACCGTCATCTGCTGAGTATCGGCCAGGAACAGGCCCTGGTCGCCGTCGCGACGAGCCAGGGCCGCGGCCGGCACGACAGTGGCGTTCTCGTGCACGCCGAATGTCATCACCACCCGCACGAACATACCCGGCTTGAGCAGGTTGTCCGGGTTCGGGACCTCGATCTCGGTCCGGGCCTGCCGGGAGGATTCCTCCAGGCGCGGGGCAATCCTCACGACCTTGCCGGTGAACACCTTGTCCGGGTAAGCGTCGGTGGTGATCGTGGCCTGCATTCCGGTACGCACTTTCGAGTAGTCGCGCTCGATAACGTGAATCACAGCCAGCAGCGTGCTGATATCGAGGATCGAGACGATCGGCGTGTTCGGAGTCAGCATCGAGCCCTCGTAGCGGAAACGCTGACCAATCACCCGCTTGCCGCCGCCCTGCTCGCTGGCTTCCCAAGTGGCCCTGACCCGCGTATACGACAACCGCACCTCCGCTTCCTGCAACTGGGCCTCCCTCTGGTCCACCTGGGCCAGGGCGACCTCGTAACGGGCTTTCTGGGCCACAAACCGGTCGCTGGCGATATCGTGGTCTACCTCGGCGGCGATATCCTTGTCGAACAGCGTCCTGACCCGCTCCAGCTCCCGGCGCGACACCGCCCTCGAGCTGCGGGCCTCCTCGAGCGAGGCTTTGCTCACCTCAAGCTCCGCCCTGGCCCTGTCGGCCTGCAGCGCGTACTCGTCGTCGTCCAGCACGGCGATCAACTGGTTGTACTCCACCTCATCGCCGATATCGACCAGTACGTTTTCCAGCCGGCCGCCGATTTTCGAGGCGGCGATAAACTGGGAGCGCGGCAGCAGGGAACCGGTGAAATTACCGATATCCTCGATTGCTTTCCGCTCCACCGGCACAAGCGCGACTGTTACCGCCGGACGCTCGTCCGCCGCCCCGGCTCCTGAACTGAGTATCGCCTCGTAAATCCTCCAGCCACCTACAAGCAGAATAAGTGCCGCAATTAATACCGCCGTTTTTTTCATCGACTGCATCCCTTGCGTTGATCCAATACCGGTTAATGACCTGAATAATAAGAAATTTCCGCCCTAACAGCCGAGAATAGTTAAGCTAACAGGGATAGTTTCCTCTGGAAATGAAAATCAAACATGGGAAAGGTATCATTATAATTAAGTGAGCTACAGGGCCGCCATTATTCCGTTCTCCGTACTACAGAGCGAAATATCATACTCTCTCAATCTTGATTATTCTTTCGTTCTGTTGTATCCTTGCTGAGTTTCGATTTCCGCCAAATACAACCTGCCAAATGCTTTGAAACTGATAATCCGGCGCGATTGCCAGGCAGACGGCGACAGCGGACAGACTGATCTCCATCAAGAGCAGGTACAGGTCCCTCGGAGAGATAATGGCGATATTTTATCGAATTGCGTCCGGTGTCAGAAATTTCCTCGGCGGCAGGCAACAGCAGTTGGCCGGCATGTTGATCGGCGCGTCGGTTGTACTGCTTGCCTTCGCCGGGCTGCGCTACACTTCCAGCGACAGTTTCTGCGTTTCCTGCCACGTCCATCCCGGCGCCGACTCCACCTGGACACTTTCGACCCATTATAAAAACGAAAGCGGAGTCATCGTCCACTGCTACGAGTGCCACCTTCCCCCCCCGGGCCTGTACCACCTGAGCGAAAAAGCAAGGATGGGGCTGCGCGACGCGTTCAGCACGGTTTTCCGGGACACGGACAAGATCGACTGGGAGGAGCGCTCGGCGTTGTACAACGCTCACACTTACACCTATGACAGCTCCTGCCTCAGCTGCCATGCCGATCTCTACAGCGTCGGCCTGACCGACAAGGGCGTGGAAGCCCACAAGCATTACGAAAGCCAGCCGGACAAGCTTTACTGTATCAACTGCCATAAAACCGTGGGCCATTTCCACGAGGCAGCATTGATTGCCGAATCGGATTCGGCCCCGGGACAGAGACCGGCCCGGCGAGTGGAGACAGGCTCCGAGCTGGCTGGCTACAGCGAGACAATCCCCGGCACGGACGTGACTTTCGAGATGGTGGCGATCCCGGGCGGCCCGTTCATGATGGGCAGCCCGGATGATGAACCGCTGCGCGACCAGGACGAGGGCCCCGTGCAGGAAGTGGCTCTCAGTCCGTTCTGGATCGGCGAGACCGAGGTAACATGGAACGAGTTCCGCGCCTATTTCGACGAGACCTCGCAGCCGGCGCGCAAAGACACGCTCTCCGACCACGTGGCCGACACCAGCTACGTGGACACCCGCACAGGTCCCACGCCCAAATACGGCTCCCCGGATATCGGCGGCTGGGAGTCGGCCTACTCGATGACCCATCACGCGGCCACCGAATACTGCAAGTGGCTTTCGGAGAAAACCGGCAGGGAATACAGGCTGCCCACCGAGGCTGAATGGGAGTACTGCGCCAGGGCGGGCACGCAAACCCCGTATTTCTTCGCGGGCGACCCGGCTAAAATGAGCGCCAGGCCCCTGCTCAATCGGATCTTCGGTACGGAGGACGGAGAGCTGGCGCGGTTCGTGTTTTTCCGGCGCAACAGCGGCGGCCAGGTGACAAACCCCTACACCAACGAACCCAACCCGTGGGGCCTGTACAACATGCTGGGCAACGTCAAGGAGTTCTGCCGCGATTTCTACGCAGCCGACGCCTACTTCCGCGCTTACGAGGGTGCGCCGGGACTGTCCTCCGGCCCGTTAGTCGACCCCGCCGGACCGCCGACCGGCAGCGAGCACGTGGTGCGCGGCGGCTCCTACCTCAGCGACCCGGCCGATTTCCGCTCGGCCAGCAGGGGACGTACCGCTCACGACGCCTGGCTGTTAACCGACCCGCACAAACCGAAAAGCAAGTGGTGGTATTCCGACTGCATGGAAGTGGGCTTCCGCGTGGTCAGGGAGCCGGATGAGAGCGAGGCCGTGATCTCCGCCGGCGGAACGGAGTAATACTTTAACACTTTCGCAATCTCACTTTGTTTGCTATATTATTAGTAGACACTGATTTGAAATCTCGCAGGCCCTTTTCCATATATTCCGGAGGCGTGCCATGTCCGAGAAACTGAACCGCAGGAATTTCCTTTCCAAAGCCGCATTGGGCGCTACCGGGGCAGGCATGTTCCTCAGCTGCGAGGAGCGGAACCTGGCCGAAAAGCAGGGCGACATGCCCAAAGAACCGCCGATCAAGGGCCTGCAGACCGGTAAGATCGGCAACGTGACCTTGAGCCGGCTGATGTGCGGCGGCAACCTGGTCAGTGGTTTCGCCCACGCCCGCGACCTGATCTACGCCTCGAACCTGATCAAGGCCTACCACACCGACGAGAAAGTGCTCGAGACTGTCCAGCTCTGCGAGGAGAACGGGATCAATACGGTGATTTTCCGTTGTGACGATCAGATTGTGGGGCTGATGAACAAGTACTGGAAAGAGCGCGGCGGCAAGATCCAGTGGCTGGCCCAGACCTATCCAAAGCTCGGCGACCTGACCAGCAACATCCAGATTGCGATCGACAACGGAGCCATCGGCGCGTTCGTGATGGGCGGGATAGCCGATAAGCTGGTGGCCGACGGCAAGGTGGACGTGCTGGGCGAGATCAACGGCTTCATCAAGCAGAACGGGCTGATCTCGGGGTTCGCCGGACATGCGCTCGAGGTGCCGATGGAGGTCGAGAAGGCCGGGATCGACAACGATTTCTACATGAAGACCTTGCACCATCACGGCTACTGGTCGGCCATTCCCGAGGAGAAACACGACAACCTGTGGTCCAACACTCCCGAGGAAACAGCCGAGTTCATGAAAAGTGTCGAGAAGCCGTGGATTGCCTACAAGGTGCTGGCCGCCGGGTCGATCCATCCACGCGAGGGCTTCCGCTACGCGTTCGAGCACGGGGCCGATTTCCTCTGCGTCGGCATGTTCGACTTCCAGGTCCGCGAGGACGTGATCGTGACCAAGAGTATCCTCTCCAAGGATATCACCCGGGACAGGCCCTGGCGGGCATAGATCGATTTAAGCTGACTCTTTGGCCGTAAGCTAAAAAGGGGCCGCCCGTTTGCACCGGCGGCCCCTTTACTGTAACAGGCTGTTATCATTTTTCCGACCATCTACTTCAGCTCTTTCAGCAACTCCAGCAGGAATCTCCAGGTATTCCCCAGGGACGGGATGTTCAGCCGCTCGTCGGGTGAGTGCGGGTTCTGGATTGTCGGTCCCAGCGAGATCATGTCCATCTCCGGGTAGATTTTCCCGATCACCGCGCATTCCAGACCGGCGTGGATAATCTCGAACTCCGGCTCCCTGCCGTAAAGACCGCTATAAACTTCCCTGCATTTGCCGATCAGCGGCGATTGCAGATTCGCCGGCCAGGATGGGTACTCGCTGCCGAACTTACACTGAGCGCCGGCCAGGGCGGCAATCGAGGTAATCGCCGAGGAAACCATCTCGATCCGGCTCATTACCGAACTGCGCTGACTGGTCAGGATGTGCAGTTTCCCCTCACGCAGCCCCACCACCGCGAAACTGTTCGAGGTCTCAACCTCCCCCTCCACATCGGCCGACATCTCGATAACCCCGTGGGGCAAGGCGTTCATCAGGTTTGCGACCCTGGACGAATCCTCGACACTCAGCGCACCGGCGGTTGCGATTTCCTGCCGCGCGGCTTCGATTGCAACGCCCCTGTCGCTGGCGGCAAACTCTGCCCTCGCAGCCTGCTCGAAAGCGGAGACAGCTTTTTCCAGCTTTCCGCCCTGGCCCGCTGCGCAGGCAATAACGGCCTCCGCCTCGCGGGGGATAGCGTTGTGCGCGGTCCCGCCCTCGATCGAGACCAGCCGCAGCGAGACGTGCCGACCGGCCTGACAGAGCGCCCGGCCCAGCAGTTTGTTGGCGCAGGCCCTGTGTTTGTCGATATCCACTCCGGAATGCCCGCCGAGCAGTCCGCTCACCGTAATCCGGTAAACCTCCTCAGTATCAGCCAGCGGCGCCGCGGGAGACTCCAGCGTGATCACTGTTTCTCTGCCGCCCGAACAGCCGATCGTAAAGACGCCCTCATCCTCGGAATCCAGGTTCAGCATGATCCGCCCGTTCACAAATTCGGCCTCCAGCCGGGCCGCCCCGGTCAGTCCCTGCTCCTCGTCAACCGTGATCAGCAGTTCCAGCGGCGGGTGCGGGATATCGCTTCGTCCGGCCAGCGCCAGTCCCATCGCAATCGCGATCCCGTTGTCCGCGCCCAGGGTAGTCCTGTCGGCGGTCAGCCAGTCGCCATCGATTATCGAGCGGACCGGGTCCCTGGAGAAATCATGGTCCGAATCAGGGGTTTTCTCGCAGACCATGTCCATATGGCCCTGCAGCACAACTGTGGGCGCGTCCTCGCAGCCCGCGGAGCCGGGGATCTCGATTACCACATTGCCCAGCTTATCGGCCCGGGTGGTCAGCCCCGCGTTTTTGCCCCACTCCTGCAGCCACTGCGAGATTCGTTCCTCCTGTTTCGACTCCCGGGGTACGGCGTTGATCCGCTCGAAAAGTTCAAGTATCACTTTTACGTCCTGATCCATCAATCACCTCTCTCGTTATTGATCTTCCGAACCGAAATTACGCGTGCAGTGAAATTAGCGCATCGGAAGCCGGTTGAAAAGGTTCTGTGCATCCGGTTAACCGGCGGCCGGCCGGGTGCCCAATAACCTTGTCATTCTGCCGGAACCGGGGAATATTTGAGTGTCAATCCAGAGTAGAGTTATTGAATTTGGCCGTGAGGAGAGAAAATGCCGGATCAGCTTAAACGACGGGACTTCATCAAACTTTCCACGGCGTCGGTCGCCGGTATGGCGCTCACCCAGGCGG is a genomic window containing:
- a CDS encoding SRPBCC domain-containing protein, with protein sequence MLDTERMTHYRHSLTIDAPAGRVYDALTTPGGLAGWWTEDCDIALAEGGKSIFRFAKTYNVMLIEKLVPVSVVVWKCIEQYHDASGQLSRPDEWVGTTVRFELSPVSERRTKLDFEHVGLVAQLDCWEICERDWNFFLDESLKPMCETGTGKPFIPS
- a CDS encoding MBL fold metallo-hydrolase, with the translated sequence MLNRIIFSLFTVLVLCGVARLEAAGFDKDTIGTGAEKLLITFIGHGTLMFEYGGLVVHADPTLRESDYADLPKADLILITHEHGDHLDPEAVAKLRKPETEIVANGSSAGRLEGAVVMKNGESATVMGLKIEAVPAYNIISKRDNGQPYHPKGNGNGYVVTFGDTRVYIAGDTEYVPEMNELGDIDIAFLPLNLPYTMTVEMAAEAARAVSPKVFYPYHYGSSEVGKLQSLLEGAEGIELRIREMQ
- a CDS encoding efflux RND transporter permease subunit, which codes for MKLSGHAVRRPIFTTMVTLIVILIGGVAFFRLPIDLMPEITYPTLTVFSEYKNASAEEMEELITRPIEEAVGSVPGVEEVTSISSEGRTRVRVTFTWGVDIDAGANDIRDRLDRIVDQLPEDADRPTLRKFDLASFPVLILGASSNLDPVQMRQIIEDRIKYRIERMPGVAALDIWGGLKREIHVNLYADKVKALGIPVSLILRRLRAENINMPSGTIDRGQYEVTIRTPGHFTDIDQIRNTIIVLRDGASVRLAEIASVEDSWERVTRIVRVNGKNGVRLGVRKQSGTNTVEVARGVLEEIERLNEEIPQIKITPIIDTSEYITKSISNVGSMAMYGGILAIIVLLFFLRSFRSTIVIATAIPVSIIATFALIYFGGFTLNIMTIGGLALGIGLLVDNSIVVLENIYRLRESGMSRVEAAVEGSAEVTAAIIASTLTTLAVFLPLVFVRGMSGVMFKQLSLVVSFSLLCSLAVAVTIVPMLSAKILGMYSRDEQKSTGWFDRFASFSSGVLAELESKYKTLLHYALNHRLMVILVTAGALAVSFALVPLIGVEFMPKADEGEVRVDAEMDVGIRVEVMDEKFEEVERIVRENVPELKNVVTSIGGSGYRVEGSHTGRMRVALVSQFERSRSSEEIAAVLREKLANIPGVTIRTREGQGLFLFRIISGGTERVQVEIRGHDLEISNELTLRVKKIIEGVRGVTDAQISRELGVPEELVIVDRQKAADMKLSVSQIANTLQTVLSGSSAGYFHEGGDEFRILVRMQNAESMELGEVLDLTLTNSDGRQVVLRNVVSVRPRTGPVLIERKDQERIALISANISGRDMGSIIDDIRERLESVPVPRDFSIVFAGDYEEQQKAFKELMLSFILALILVYMVMACQYESLRDPFVVMFSVPMAAVGVILMLFLTGTTFNVQSFIGCIMLGGIVVNNAILLVDHTNLLRRRDGLGLVEAIEEAGRRRLRPILMTAATTILGLTPLAFGIGEGAETQVPLARAVIGGLISSTLITLVLVPVVYSIFEKKAPGQ
- a CDS encoding efflux RND transporter periplasmic adaptor subunit, giving the protein MQSMKKTAVLIAALILLVGGWRIYEAILSSGAGAADERPAVTVALVPVERKAIEDIGNFTGSLLPRSQFIAASKIGGRLENVLVDIGDEVEYNQLIAVLDDDEYALQADRARAELEVSKASLEEARSSRAVSRRELERVRTLFDKDIAAEVDHDIASDRFVAQKARYEVALAQVDQREAQLQEAEVRLSYTRVRATWEASEQGGGKRVIGQRFRYEGSMLTPNTPIVSILDISTLLAVIHVIERDYSKVRTGMQATITTDAYPDKVFTGKVVRIAPRLEESSRQARTEIEVPNPDNLLKPGMFVRVVMTFGVHENATVVPAAALARRDGDQGLFLADTQQMTVEFVPVKVGITTGAMTEIIEPSISGQVVQLGHHLLEDGAPIKLGEDGE
- a CDS encoding SUMF1/EgtB/PvdO family nonheme iron enzyme gives rise to the protein MAIFYRIASGVRNFLGGRQQQLAGMLIGASVVLLAFAGLRYTSSDSFCVSCHVHPGADSTWTLSTHYKNESGVIVHCYECHLPPPGLYHLSEKARMGLRDAFSTVFRDTDKIDWEERSALYNAHTYTYDSSCLSCHADLYSVGLTDKGVEAHKHYESQPDKLYCINCHKTVGHFHEAALIAESDSAPGQRPARRVETGSELAGYSETIPGTDVTFEMVAIPGGPFMMGSPDDEPLRDQDEGPVQEVALSPFWIGETEVTWNEFRAYFDETSQPARKDTLSDHVADTSYVDTRTGPTPKYGSPDIGGWESAYSMTHHAATEYCKWLSEKTGREYRLPTEAEWEYCARAGTQTPYFFAGDPAKMSARPLLNRIFGTEDGELARFVFFRRNSGGQVTNPYTNEPNPWGLYNMLGNVKEFCRDFYAADAYFRAYEGAPGLSSGPLVDPAGPPTGSEHVVRGGSYLSDPADFRSASRGRTAHDAWLLTDPHKPKSKWWYSDCMEVGFRVVREPDESEAVISAGGTE
- a CDS encoding aminoacyl-histidine dipeptidase, encoding MDQDVKVILELFERINAVPRESKQEERISQWLQEWGKNAGLTTRADKLGNVVIEIPGSAGCEDAPTVVLQGHMDMVCEKTPDSDHDFSRDPVRSIIDGDWLTADRTTLGADNGIAIAMGLALAGRSDIPHPPLELLITVDEEQGLTGAARLEAEFVNGRIMLNLDSEDEGVFTIGCSGGRETVITLESPAAPLADTEEVYRITVSGLLGGHSGVDIDKHRACANKLLGRALCQAGRHVSLRLVSIEGGTAHNAIPREAEAVIACAAGQGGKLEKAVSAFEQAARAEFAASDRGVAIEAARQEIATAGALSVEDSSRVANLMNALPHGVIEMSADVEGEVETSNSFAVVGLREGKLHILTSQRSSVMSRIEMVSSAITSIAALAGAQCKFGSEYPSWPANLQSPLIGKCREVYSGLYGREPEFEIIHAGLECAVIGKIYPEMDMISLGPTIQNPHSPDERLNIPSLGNTWRFLLELLKELK